A stretch of DNA from Fimbriiglobus ruber:
GCCGCCGACGGCCGCGAAATTCCGGCCAGCGGCTGCCCATCGAGGGCGAACCAGACGATCATCCACACGCCGACCGCGACCGCCACCGTGCCGATCATCATCCCCGAATACAGGGTCCGGAGGACGCCCAGCCGGCGGGCGAATCGCTCCGCGTCCAGCGGGTGAGAGGAGGCGGTCGCTGGCGTGTCAGTCATCGCGCTCGAACCTTGTGGCAGGGTTACGGCCGGACCGGCTTCGGCGTGATGTCCCAGAAGACGTCGCGGCGGTGTGGTCGCATCCAGAAGTAGCAGGCGACGGCCAACCCGAGTAGGCCGAACCCGATCCATTCCGGGCGGACGTTTTCGAGCAGCCAGAGGCCCGCCTGCTGATAGAGTGCGAACTGCTGCTCCTTCTGGCTCTCGAAATCCATCTTGAGCGTCTTGAGCCCCATCGACAGGTACGGGCTGACGAGGCCGAGCATCCCGAAAATGACGGCGAGCGTCTGCTTCGTGACCCTCGGTTCGAGCGGCACCTCGGCCAGCACCCGCCCGTCCTGCCGCACCACCACCCGCGCCCCGCGGACCTTACCCAAAAGGTGTGGGACGACCCAGAACGTCGCGGTGAACGGCTCGTTCGTCACCGGCACCGTTTCCTTGGGCGGGTAGCAGTTGCAGCCGGGAAGAATCGGCTCGACCTCGACGTACGACCCCGCCTCGACCTGGAACGACGCACTTTCAGCCTGTTTGACCGCCTTCTTCACGATCTCCTGAATTTCCTCGGCGGACAAAATGACAAGGAGTGGGTACGACCGCTGCAGGTTCATCCGGTCGTAGTAGCGGACCGTGGCCCGGCGCTTCACGGCGACCGCCGACCGGAGTTCGTCGTCCGCGGGTGCCCATGCGACCGAGGCGGACGCTCTGGCTCTGGCGCGCGTTGCCGGTGGAGGTGTGGCCACCGAGGGGGCCGGCGCCGTGGACCGCGTTGGAGCCGGAGCCGCGGACCGTGGGGCAGGTGGTGCGGCAACTCGCGGTGGTACTGGGCCCGTGACTTGTGGAGGAGGCGCTGTCACACTTCCCGGCCTGTCCCGCTCGAACTTTGTGAACTCTATGGCCGTATCCGTGAACACCACCAGCATCGAATCGACCGACTCGGTTTCGCTTGGGACATAATACCGATTGATGGCTTCCAGGATCTGTTCCTGGGTGGCCAGAACGGGTCGAACGTCTTTATTCAAAATGAACTGCAGTTTCTGGATCGCTTCGATGTTGTTCGGGTCCGCCATGACCAAATTGAGGACGTTGCCATCCAGGGAGAGCGGTAGGACCAAGTTCTCCCGCGCGACCGACTCGGGCACGAGTTCGAGGATCGCCCTGGGAATTTCGATGGTCGTCAGGTCGATGAACGGAACACCATTGAACGCTCCCGCTGCTGGGGTAACTGCTTCCACCGCCTGAGCAATCTCGGCCGGTGTGGCATAGTGCTTTCTGGCGATTGCCTCCTGAAGACTGATGCCCTGAGATGATGCGAGTAGCCTCGCTTCCAACAACTGCTCGCCATTCAAGACGTTGTTGCGGATCAGAATGTCGGTGAAATCGCCACGCGATTCCCGTTTCAGATCCAGCCACACTGCGGTCTCGTTCGCCCCGGGAAGCGAGTGCGCAAGTGTTCGCAAGGCGGTGTCGGGCAGCTGCACCCGGCCTTCGTACACGAACGCCCACTCGTCCGGTCCGCCGGGCAAATCCCGCTGGCGCCGGACCGAATCGAACACGGCAGCTAGTGTGTCGCCGGACGTGGCCGCGACGACTACGATCGCCGGGGTCGGGCCGTCGTATGCCGTGACGTTAACGCGGATGATTTGACGGGAATTCATGGCGCGGTCGTCCGATGGGAAGAACGGGGCAGCCACTCCAGCCGCCGTGCTGATGGGTACTTCGCCCGCGCCGCGCGAATCTTGACCGTTCCCGGCTTACCGGCAGCGAATCCCGTGGTATTCGAGCGGGTACTCGTAATCCTTGCGGAGCGGGTGGCCGACCCAGTCGTCGGCGAGCAGAATGCGGCGGGGGTCGGGGTGGCCGACGAAGGTGATGCCGAGCAGGTCGAAGACCTCCCGCTCCTGCCAGTCGGCCGTCCGCCACACGCCGGCCACGGTCGGCACCTCGGGGAGTTCGCCCGGCGCGTCGTTCTTCCACCGTGGCAGGACGACCTTGAGCGTGAACCGGCGGCCGGGGAACGAGAAACTGGAGAGGTGGTAAACGACTTCCAGGTGCGGCTCAAACCCGGCTTTGGCCAGCTTCTTCGGGTCGATTTCCAGGTAGTCGACGCCGCTGATGTCGTTGAGGATCTCGAACTTCAGCCGCGGGTCGTCGCACAGGAACTGACACACCGCCGGCAAGCTCGCGGGCGCGACCGTGACGAACGGGTCGAGGGCATCGAGCTTCGTCCCGGTAATCGCGGGGCCGAACTCCGCGGCGAGTAGCGTGGCAATGTCGGCGGGTGTCATGGGGCAACCGGGGTGGGGTGCGTCAGGGCCAGGGCGCGGCAGGCGCGGAACAGGGCGTGCAGAACCTGGCCGAGCGTGTCGAGCGACGAAAGGGCGTAAGCGCGCGGATCTTGGGTGAAGTTGTTTCCGGTCAGAACGCCGAACTCCCAGGACTGGCCGTTCGTAGTGATGCCGTAAACGGGTTGGTCCGGCAGGCCGTTCAACTTCTGGGCGGCGAGCATCTCCGCAAGACACTGCCCCCAGGCCCGCTCGAAGTCGTCGAGCTTCGCTTCCACGACGAGAAGGTAAGGCGGCGCCTTGAAGCGGCCGTATTCGGAGACGCGGCAGACGAAGTAGTCCGGGTAGCCGCAGAGGTCGTCGTCGTAGGCGATGGATTCGTGGGTGAAGAGACAGAGGTCTTCGTAGTACGACTTCCAAATTTCCCGAAGCAACGGGAACAGAATGATCTCGCCGGCCACCACTTCGGACCCGCGGGGGTTGAAATACGTGAGATTGAGCGTCAGTTCCGCCCGAAAGGTGTCCGCGAACGGCGGAGCGTCGGTCGCGGGCGCGATGACTTGCCCCTTTTGCCCGTACAGCTTGTGCTTCCGAATGACATCGAAGACGGAGCGGTAATCGGTAAACGCCATGCCCGGCCTCCGTGCTACGCCTTCGCCGGCTTGCCCTGTTCCTTTTGCGCCACCTTGAACGCGGTCGCCTTCTCGGTCGTGGCGAGTTCGTCGGGGAGGAGCACGGCGCCGGTCCGGGCGGGGATCATGGGAACGTCGACGGCCGCCTGCTTGGTCGCCACGTGCATCCGGCGGACCTTGTCCTGCACCCGCATCAGCCCTTCGAGCAGCGCCTCCGGGCGCGGCGGGCAGCCGGGGACGTACACATCCACCGGCACTACCAAGTCGACGCCCTTGGCGACGTTATACCCGTACTTGAAGTACGGGCCGCCGCCGCACGTACACGCGCCCATCGCGATCACGAACTTGGGGTCCGGCATCTGGTCGTAGAGCCGGCGGACGCGGTCGGCCATCTTCAGGTTCACCGTCCCGGCGACGATCATCAGGTCGGCCTGCCGCGGCGTCGCGCGGAAGGCGCCGGCCCCGAACCGGTCGATGTCGTACCGCGGCCCGCCGGTCGCCATCATCTCGATCGCGCAGCACGCCAGGCCGAACGTCATCGGCCACAGCGACGACTCCCGGGCCCAGTTGATCGCCTGGTCGAGCGACGTGACCACGAACCCGTCTTCAAAGCGGTTTTCCAGGAGAGGCATAACCCTATTTCTCCATCCCGGGCGACGGCGGCCCGTAAACCTTGTGGTCTTTCTGGACCTGGGCCGCGATGCTCCGCACCCAGTCCAGGTCGCCGCGCCGCCAGAGGTAGGCGAACCCCACGAGCAGGACGCCGAAGAAGACAAGCAGTTCCAGGAACGCGAACCGGGCGAACGCCGACATGAGTTCCGGGTCGGGCTCGACCGCGGGAACGGGCGCGACCGTTCCGGGCGGGGCGAGGGACGCCGCGGCTTCGGCCCGCTGGGCGGGGGACAGGTTCGTGTCCGCGGCCCGGGTCGCGGAGCCGAACACGACGGCCCACGGGAAGAAGAACGCGATTTCCACGTCGAAGATCACGAACAGGAGGGCGACGACGTAGAACCGGAGGTCGAACTGAATCCACGGCGAGCCGATCGGCTGCTCGCCGCACTCATACACCTCGCCTTTTTCCGGGCTCGGGTTGGCCGGCCGGATCAGTCGCCCGACGAGCAGGTTCACGAACAGGAACCCGATCCCGACGGCGACGAAAACCAGAATGGTGGCGACGAGTGCGGGCATGGTGTTAAAGGCGAGCGGGGGACGTTA
This window harbors:
- a CDS encoding NADH-quinone oxidoreductase subunit C, whose product is MTPADIATLLAAEFGPAITGTKLDALDPFVTVAPASLPAVCQFLCDDPRLKFEILNDISGVDYLEIDPKKLAKAGFEPHLEVVYHLSSFSFPGRRFTLKVVLPRWKNDAPGELPEVPTVAGVWRTADWQEREVFDLLGITFVGHPDPRRILLADDWVGHPLRKDYEYPLEYHGIRCR
- a CDS encoding NADH-quinone oxidoreductase subunit B translates to MPLLENRFEDGFVVTSLDQAINWARESSLWPMTFGLACCAIEMMATGGPRYDIDRFGAGAFRATPRQADLMIVAGTVNLKMADRVRRLYDQMPDPKFVIAMGACTCGGGPYFKYGYNVAKGVDLVVPVDVYVPGCPPRPEALLEGLMRVQDKVRRMHVATKQAAVDVPMIPARTGAVLLPDELATTEKATAFKVAQKEQGKPAKA
- a CDS encoding NADH-quinone oxidoreductase subunit A; the protein is MPALVATILVFVAVGIGFLFVNLLVGRLIRPANPSPEKGEVYECGEQPIGSPWIQFDLRFYVVALLFVIFDVEIAFFFPWAVVFGSATRAADTNLSPAQRAEAAASLAPPGTVAPVPAVEPDPELMSAFARFAFLELLVFFGVLLVGFAYLWRRGDLDWVRSIAAQVQKDHKVYGPPSPGMEK